Below is a genomic region from Carassius auratus strain Wakin chromosome 2, ASM336829v1, whole genome shotgun sequence.
ATAActgatatatgttttattttattttattctttcttaTTTGATTTCTAAACATGTGAACTATCAGGAAATATATTGCTtttcaaacatgtgtaagtaaaTGTGATTTGCactagattgttatttgatctaTAATTGGTTATGGGCAAAGCAGAGCAATAGTGtgctattaactacacataaaaacccaactttttacttaagtatatgtgtgttatgccataaaatatttgtttaatgtgtctggctttgTATTTAATGggaatttaatcaaataaaaatgtaataacattaaaaatatttaataagttactgtaacattttcattttacaaagAGCAAAGTACacttacattatcaaagaacattttcacttcagtctagccagagttcaggcactctcatttaaaaaaatcccatTTAAATCATTGAAGCTGTCTACACTGTGAAATTAATACCTTACTTACATTCTTATGCATATAGTTCAGTCAGcaagcaagtgaacaaaacacaGGGTTTCAgcaatgactcatctgaacgtctCTGATTGGCAATTGCATTAATAatctcaacagaatcgtgtgtgattggttataaggCAAGTTATCTCTTTTTTATCCTTTGGAAGCTGaatttaaaatccacttggctcagaaACTTTGAATGGCCATGACACCTCTGCGAGGCAGCTTaacggtttaatgatctacaacaatataaaacaaatttcggTGATAACTAAACTAATActtaattactataatactgatttcttGCTAGAAATAATATCAAAGGGCAAAAGTtagtcagaaatatacatttacacacaactttccaccaaacgcaactttcagatgccatctttattttttggctcaACAGTCATGGAATGGAACACACAGGATTGtcggatatcaaaggcagcgatacatctatgctgcctttaAAATTCAATCAGAATATGGTGCCTCCGGAGACAGTAAATAAAGCAGAATTTGGTTTCGGATGCCTTCCTGCATTGGAATGCTGcctcccagacagcaagcagtttcggcccagatccggcccacatctgggcccacatggatttcatgcgggttaaatgtgggccagatctgggccaaaactgcttgctgtctgggctccgaaggcagcattttagaGGTTTCGAATGCAGCCACGCACTGTGTCCATATAGgttgcatccgaaaactgaaaaatgcttcCTTCGGAGGTTGTATTCCaagtaggaaggcatcaaggcatgtccgaaatcaatgtcagcttcatttcctgtctcctgagaagCCTTTGTCTGGccggtttttgaaggcagcatagatgtatcccacaatcctgtgcgttccataaTGTGACGgtttagccaaaaaataaagatggcgtctgaaagttgcggtcggtggtcagtttgtgtgtaaatgtatatttctgaaaaacattttccactttttatgtaatttctagcgagaaattaatattacAGTAGTGAAATATCCACCTAGTTATCACCAAAGCGCTCTATATTTTGCTGTCGATCATTAAAACATCATCAAACCTCAGAAGCCTGTGTGAAAtccgtttcatgaggtgccttcgggcaaaaacgctgcctgcaaagtcattgccttaTTAGACAGCAAggcacctgcctaagttttcggatacAGCCATAGTGTCATTGTGTCACCTGCCAATGACGTCATACACCCTCAATTTCCGGTTTTGTAGAGACGCTTTAATGTGTTGTGCGTTTTAATAGACAGGTGACGACCATACAAAGTAGCATGATAACAGAACTTTCAATTCTAGTATGATAAAACAGTGCTTCTATTTTCGCCCACATACGGACGACCGGAAGGAGCGGAAGCAGTCGACTGTGGCATTATAAAAGCTCTGCTGCTTTCGGCCCCTGTGTCGAGCTCGTTCAGTGGCATGGCTTCCTTCtatgttaataaatcattagctcatccatgaacatgatttctgcccGAGTCCCATCGGACTGCGTTGGCTGTGGGGATGAAGacgacaactcccatgattccacactctGTCACGGCATCAAGTCCTCTATAGctagtggcaaaaaaaaaaaaaaaaaaaaaacacagtgccTTTAGGGATTCTTAAAGTAGGATTTATAGCATTAAAGTAGATCTCGAAAGAGATAGACTATTGGGAACTAATGAAAATGCTCATTGTTGTTAGAAGTAAACTTTTACATTGTAGAACAGTATTGCATGACAAGTTGTTTATCCATTTCTATATCATGCCTCTGGGCAAAATCAGATTAAATTTAGGAGGAAGCCCTCAAACTGACTTTTTGAATGTCAAAGCTGTCATTCAAACTGACATAACgtattgcagaaaaataaaatcagatgGAGAATCTGAGAAGCCTGTGACATTTGGGCTAATATGTTACCTTTTTTTAGACTCCGATTTAATAGTCTGTGTAACTTCTGCAAGTACAAATATGGTCATTTGGTCTTAGCTTTGCCCTCAATGAGAACTTTTAAAAATTAGAACTTGCAAAAAAGCACCATGCTTTAGCATATTTGGGCAAAAGGCAGAACAAGCATTAAACTAGTGTTTCAGGTTTAAATTCACCAGAGAGCTGGAATCATGACTAGTCCATACTAATGAGCTGGCACTTCAAAATGAAAAACATGGACAACAGCAAACAAATGCACATGGcagagttttattttaaataaataacacgtACTGGACACTGGTCAAGTGCAATGTCAAGACTTTAATGACACAATAACACTGTACAGCTAGGTGGCATTTTCTGCATGTCAGCATTACACCGATGTATAAAAATAGCAcggtaataaaaacaaaaagacacatttgGACTAAGAGTGGTCAAACTGCCAAATTGTCCACTTTATTTctcatccttttttctttttccacatCACCCCTTAAACCAGCTGCATCTCTAGTGCCCAACATTTGAAACTGGTCGCAGTGGGCCAGTCGTTGACCACGCCAAAACTCTGAGCCCTTACACACCAGACAAGATCCACACCTCCAAGATCAAGCCACATGAGAAAAAGGCCTTCTAAGCAGAGGTCAAGGCCTGGTCCAGTGAGAGTAGTTTCTGTATAATATTAAGATGAATGCGGCGCacccaaaatagaaaaaaaagttaacttgaGCCCTGGAAATGCAGCAAGGTGTACATCACGTCATACTTTAGTTACATACAGTCAAGAACAGTGTCCATGTGTACATTCATAGTGAGGTGCATTTTACACAAGTTTCAGGTAATACATTTAAGTATCACAGCAGTGCATTGTGGTTTAGTATCTTGTGCCCCTTTTCTTCAAAGCACCTGATGGGACAAAGTTGCACAAATAAACACtagttactaaaaaaaaaaaaaaaaacacgatgtGACCGGATTAAACCCCTAAACTCACCTCTGCCTCTCTGGCAGTAGGTAAATTGGGTCTCATCATATTCACTTCTTGGCCTTTGTTGGTGGACTGTCTTACAAGTCGGCCTTCTCAAAGGAGTTCTCCCTTTACAAATCAAAAAGAACACAGTGTAAAAGACATACTAGACCCTTGCATTGAACAATTTTAGACATCCAAGTAGGTAAAAACCAAATCAACCCTACCTTGATCCTGAGGTCCACTAACTTGCCTCCAAGATCTTGGTTTGGCACCATAGGTCACCCAGTTCTCTTGGTCAGAGACAACACCCTCTCTCCATTTTcgttctaaaaatatttttgcatgagTAGACCACCTTGTGACAGCATTAAAGTgcaaattcaaattattattattattttttatatcacccTTACCAATACAAGGCCTGCACAAGGCACCCTTTTGAATTCTCTTATCTGCTTTAGCCAGAGAGCCACACTCCTCAAAGCACTCTCCTTTGGGATGCACATGAGCCTGCTCATGTAGACCACAGCTCTCTTGGCCTTCACACAGCAGCTTCCTGTGCCGGTGTTTGGCACAGTGATGGCCACAAGAGGGAAGGGCATGCCTACTGTAACTCTTCCTCTTCGGTATTCTCGGAGATTCACAGTTACTCCGCACATCTGTGTCGAGGTCATACTCACAGTCTTGATCGGACGCCTCGTCTCTCTCAAGATGGCTGTGTTCGGCCACTTTGCACATTCCTACTTCATCCTGCAAGCTTGAGCcgcagcacacacacattttctggcAGACAGGGCAAGTTTTGTCCACACTCAGGAGCTCTTTTCTGGAGCTAACAGGAACGTCAGTGGTTTCAGCCAGCTTACCACCACCAACATACACATGCCCCGGAATGAGATCAAGATCCTCCACATCAGTGGAGAACATTTCATCTCTGGAAGAGAGCTCATCTATGGACGGACTCAGAACACTCTGGCGTTCTTGGGTCACGGGAGGGTAGTAGCTGTAGGAATATGCACTGCCGATTGAGGACAGATAGTTTTGTGGAGGCAACAGCATAGATGGAGAATCAAAGTAAACAAGTGGGTCAATCGTGCGTTCAAGACTAAGGCCAGTTGTTGTCTTATTGCATGGCAAGCGAAGGATTTGATATGACAGGTCAAACTCTTCAGAGAGCTTTATGAGAGGCTCCATAACATCAGCATCAGTAGATGCAATATTCTGTACCAGCTCATCACCTGGTTTCTCCGAATCGAGGTCCTCCGTTGGATCAGCAGGGTCTTTGACACCACTACAGAACACATTGCCAGTTGCATTGGTTGTTGACTTTTCATTTTGGCAGCATGTTTCATCAGGAACACTTTGTTGCTCATTATCCACATTGGCATCCTCTTTCTCATGGACAGAGGAACTGTCAAGGGGTAGCACATCTGATAGCATACATTCATCCAGTCTACCCTGGCTAGATTCAGCATCATACGCAGAGTCGCTGTAGGTTGTGGGCCTTGTGACCTGATCCTCCTTGCCTTCCTGAGAGGTGAGCTCTAATTTAGAGTCTTCATTTAAACAGGTCAGTTTATCTCCTTGTACTACATCAGGGGTAGACGAGACCACAGAGTTAAGCCCCTTGTCACCACCTTGTTCACTGGCCTTCAGACTCTCAATTTTGTCTAGCAGTTTGTTGACTGAATCACTAGGATCAGTTTGGACCTCAGAACAGGCAGTCTCCCGATGCGTCCCTGCATGTTGATAGTGGTGGCGGACACGCAAATCGTAGGATGCAACGGAGGGGAAGTGGGGGTTGATTCTTCTGTAATCAATAGGCTGCATGGGTGCATGTGGGATCACATACCCAGGATACTGCATAAACTGATAAGGGGCCACATACGGTCGGCCGAATTGCAAAGCTggaacaaagagaaaaaaaaaatggttgtgaTAAATTAACTGATAGTCAACAGTAATCACTGCCTCAAAAGACTGAACTTACATGGCCCTGGAAAGCCATAGTGGCCATATGGATTCATGGGCCATTGATACATATAATAAGGTTGAGATGGTGGCTGAACATAGAAAAAGGGCCTGGTGTGGTTTACTGGATGGTGAGGTTGCCCAACTCCCATTGATTGTGAAGTGTTGTTTAtgcctaaaaacaaaaacaaaacaaagttgcATTTGCCAGATCATTATAGGCTACATAATTAGCATTTGCCTGGGTGTAGTTATTCAGTATCCCTGTCGTTCAAACAATAGAGCATAACGCTAGAAACAAAGTCATGGGCTGAGAAGATTACCTTCCATTTCTTGTGAGGAGACGAAGACAGCACAGGATACAAAACACCGCAATACTGTACAACAAACGTTCCACGCTCAAAACCACGATATATTAGACCAAACAAACAATACCAATAAAGGAAAAGAAAGGACAGGCATTCTATTAGCACATTTTATattacaacagcaaaaaaaaaaaaaaaaaaaaaaacactaacctCAGATGTGAAAGTGACAAAGTGGACTTAAATGTGTATAAAGCGAGAGCAACTAACTCTGGCAATAAAGTTTTTCACTTCAGATTTATAAGTTATGCTTGTTTTCAGCGATCCACGCAATCAAATGGCAGCCAGCAGGTGTATCCAATTTATCCTTTATTCAGCAAAGCACTGACGTCGGACTTTATCATAAGCAGTCTATGCCTCTAGTCtacctcatttaaaataataacaataataaatatataataattattatagtgtTGCTTCataattcatatattaatttgttttgtattataattCAACTTAATCAGTTCACATTTATGTACTCCAGTTTCACTAATCTACCCATTGTTATGTTGATGAAATGCGCTTCCTCACAGTCACAGCGCCTCTATGCGGATAGATATTTCAGTTTACGTGTGAGTGAAGGAGAGCACTGCTCCTCTGTCAATACACGGTGAGTACGTTATTATCAATCGACAGCTCATAAAATACTTCAGACAGTTGAGTTGACTAAAAAGTATTAACAGGGCCACATGTAGAAGATTCTTCGTAATGTAGCTGACCAGTGTTTTGATTATTAATCCTAAGCGTTAGCCTGTTAGCGTACTAGTATTAAATATCAGCGGGCAATAAAACAATAGTAGGGGTTTGATTTTAGTACACGTCTGTCCGTACGGGTTGGACAAATAACAACGAAGACAGTAAAACATCCGTTTATctagaaactgaaatgtatttGAGTAGACTTAACGTTAGCTGACTAGCTTCGTGTGAGTTGTTATGGTTTCACTTTCCAATTCAAAAGACAGCTAGCGTAATAGCTCATGTGGATTTAGTGTAAAAGCATCTCAATACAGGTTATTTAAATGATGTGACATTCATGTATGCAAAATATTAACAATGACTGCAAATAAACGATAAAATGACTCTGTATGTTTGACAAGATGATCAACAAATGTGTTGTTGACTCTTGTTTATGCTTCAAACATAATAAACCAGTAAGCCACCATTTCTAATGCCACTAAACTTGAACTATAAACCCAACTACAGTGTAATTAGTTTGTTTTCTGATGCATAAGAAACAATGAATAATTCAGGCCCTGCGTGTTTTAAACCTAAAGCTTTGATGACTCTCTTTCAGCTATGGCCTCTCTCAGTGATCAGCTGGAGGAGCTGAGGGTGAATGTGGAAGTCAGCTTGTCTACTCCAGGTTCTGCCCAGGAGATGAGGGCAGGGGTGACAGCCATGGCCAACATCCCCCTCCCACCCTCCAGCAAATACCGCTACATCGCTGCTGAAAGCATGTTGACGGAGAACAGTAATGGAAATAATAAGAAGGAGGTGAGAGCTGGTGTAATGATTCATTTTCCTCTGCAATCCAAAGAGTGTATGATTATATATACAGCAGGAAgcaaaatttttactttttaaccaTTTGCATGTAGTGAATGCATACAAGGCTATGACCATGTCTTGAAGATTGGGGGATAAAGGTGGGTAGTAGTAGTAGTCCTTTAAATAAAAacgatttaaaggttttaaaggaataaagaaaaaaaaacacataaaataactatccattattgaaatcaaaatatttaaaaatactattttatttttaaatacacacacatttactctTTGTAATATGTTAAAAATGGCATATTACATATTTATGGCATATTAATGTTTCTTGTACTCCATTGTGAACTACAGTAATCACttatatggtgaaaaaaaaaaaaaaaacagtagtttgCATTAATGGATATGGTTTTTAGTTGTTTAACATCTCTGTCATAGAACAGTTATCAAAAAGTTTAGCTACTCTTATATCCTACTTTGCACTTTCTCTGTTAAACATGAAGTGTCATGAAAATATATCTTATACACAATTTGTCCATATCCGATTATTTGGGGGGAACTGTCTTTGGTGGTTATGGGCCTGACTGTATAAATTGGGAATGTATGGGTTTATATTGGCCATGTGAATGATTGACATTAAGCGCATAATAATACATAGCTCTGGGTAATCTGTCACAGTTTCCTCTCGTGTTTCACAAGAATTTGTTCTCTTTCCACTCATTTATATGACTTCCTAGTTCATTTTTACCAACTGTTGTTGTTTCTGGGTTGTAATGTATTCTTGTATGACTATTCTGTTGTTCATTAATTTCTTCTGATCTTTTTAGTCCCTCAGCCTCCTGCAGAAGCTTTCCACCGCTCTTAACATCTTGGAGAAGTATGGCTccaatcttaccaaccccaacaGGCCGAAGTACTGGCGTACAGTAAAGTACAACAATCCTGTCTTCAGGACAACTGTAGATTCTATTCAGGTGTGTGGTGGATGAGATTATGAGGCTTTTTGTATGAACCATACAAATTTCTGTGGTTACTATTGTTTATCTTCCTCTTTCAGGGTGGCAGAGCAGTACTCAACCTTTATGGCTACACCGATCAGCAGCAAGATGGCTTGAGCTTTCCTGATGATGTTGTCCAGCCAGATGTTGGGAAGGTGGCATCAGTGACTCTTGAGGTCATGTGTCTCCGTATGGAGCTGGACATGCTAATCAAGGTCTGAGGCTGTCAAGTGTAAGCACTTAGTGGGTTTATCACAAAATCACAAATAACCATTCAGCTCACATAGAGTCTTTCTCTTTTCTGTAGGGTACCCATCCTTATCCAGAGTTTTTTGAAAGACTTATTCCGTCCCTCAGAGTGctggtacagttttttttttttcccattctgCACTTATTTAAATTTGTCGGATCATTTATATGGTTACAATAACTTGTCCATGCACTTTTTTCAACATCAAAATAGTAGGTTAAAAGTGATAtatacactaccactcaaaagtcacttatttattatatactttttaatagaaattaatacttttgttcagcaagggtacattaaattgatcaaaagtgacagcaaggacatttataatgttacaaaagaaacaacggaaattataaataaataaaaatgttggaatcgccacaaaaatattaagcaacacaactgttttctgtttcttgagctcaaaatcattatattagaataatttctgaaggatcatgtgaccctgaagacttgagtaatggcttctcaaaaaaaatcagctttgctatcacatgaatcaattaaatttaaattattttttttaaatgcattaaaacagaaaacacttatttaataaatattaacaatatttacaaaattagtttctgctgtatttttgataaatgcagccatggtgaacaTAAGACTTCTTAACAGcctaaaacttttgaatggtggtgtttGTATAAGGGAAAGTGCTTTTGTTAGAGTTGTTTCCTTTTTTGCAAGTTATGTTAATACTGTGGCCTCCATATAATGTCTATACAGGATGAGGGAATCAGCACAGATGCAGTTACCTTCTCTCCTAGTGAAAGTCCATGGGAAAAACAAACTCCCTCGCCTGCATTGACTCCTCTTGAGCCTAAATCTCCATTCAGTCCAGCCCACTCTCTCTCTTCTCAAGTGCCCTCTAATCAAACAGGTAAGCATGTCACAATTACCAACCCTGGCTTTCCTTTTAAAGAATAGATTTAATTTTGAGTGTCCGCTTTCATCATTTCTATTCTATTCCGTGGAACTGCTCTGCAGAGATCTGCACCATATGTGGTATATTTCCGGTGTCTGCTCACTGTCCCACCTGTACTCAGCGGCTGTGCTTAGAATGTGACAGGCTTTATCACTCCCATTCAGGGCGTTCCACGCACATTAGGATTCCTGTGACTTCCTCAAAAGCCACAAAACGGCTCAGGTTAGCACTGTTACTCTGGAAGGTTGAGAGAACATATTTGTGTAGAGGATTTTGTTGAACACCTCTGTATGtcgccatttcttttttttccttagcTCATCGCTGTCAACATGGCAGTGTTCATACTGCACTACAGTAAATACGGTTCAACAGGTTTTGTGTGAAACCTGTGATCGACCCCGCTTGTCCTCTGCTGCGCCATCTCTACAGGAAGAGCCATCTCAGCCCTCTACAATATCTGGTTAGTCTGTgcatccttcttttttttttcagtttactttcactttttccCCATTAAATAGGCCATCAGTGATGTTTGACCTTTTGATATGTCAAGCTGATAATTCGACATGACATAAACATCtgaaatcagtttttttattttttttccccatcacTTCCTTCTATCAGAATGGCAATGTAAAAGCTGCACTGTGGTGAATGCAGGCAGCAGCATTCTGTGCGAGGTGTGTGAGCGCCCTCGTCTTGCCACCAGACCCCCTGTCACACCCTCACGTCCGACCCCCTCCTCTGCAGGACTCATGGACAGCCAGGTGCCATTATCTACTACATACCATATGCAGTTTTCTTACAGATTACaggttttttgtttacatatatagGTGAAGTGTATAATTTATGTACCAATAAGTCAAATCAAGCTATAGCGCTTCATACAATACAGTTTTCAGAGCATTTTCACGGTAACACATGGCTAAATAACAGAAGCTaacttatttaaatacaaaacaaattcaaattcTGCCGTAAAGCAGCTCTAGAAAATAAatggtgtaattgtttagttccagtcagttcagtgttgattcagttcaattcattaagtgtaaagttaattaattatgaaatgagtTCTACAGAAGGCAACATTGTTATTCATCTCAagtcagttcaatgttgattcagtttaattcaataacggtgttaatattgcaaaaaatcataaattgttaaaGTAATTTGATTCAGATATAAGCTGCTCTATGAAAAACAATAGTATCATAATCCAGCTCAATTcgaattcagttttgttctcatctgataGTGTCTGTTCATTCAGTTATATTGTCTATTCGAATGCACTATGTTGCAAAAAGTAATGTAAAGATTCCCTACATTCTCTACTGTTTATCAGGAAGTTCTGATGTATAAACTTCTAATGAGCCAGTGTTATTTTGGTGTGCTAAATAAAGATCACAGTTCTTTTTGGTGCTGCTGCTGGTGGGTGTAATAGATAATCTATTTAACACCGATTAACTGAAGAGAATTGTCATTGCAAATGAAATGAGTCTCATACTGAGTTTTATCCTGAATGCAGGTTCCTGTTTTGACTTCTCCTATTTTCCTTGTCATTTAGTGGGTTTGCCAGTTTTGTACGTATGTCAACCACACACTATCACCTGTATGCGAAATGTGTTGTCTGTCGAGGTCAGAGCCTGCTCTGTCACTCCCTAAGCCCCTCCCACTCTCACCAGTCAAGGACATCACACCGCTTCCAGCGCCACCTAAAGTCATTCCCACTGAGGACCCTGATTTCAAAAGGCAAAGACTGATGAGGGAGGAAGGGCTTAAACTTATTCAGATCATTCGTGTAAGTTTGatcgtttttgttgttgtagccTGCGCATCATCCTCAGAAGTTTACAAGTATCCTCATTGCCTCTGTCCTTTTCTCAGGAGGGAGAGAAGAAAGGAGTGAGCCCAGAGGAGGTTTACACCAGCATGTGTGTGTCAGGAAACAGTAATGTAACACCGTATGATTGGCTGAAAGCCGAGCTACCTCATGTGCTTGATGAGATCTGTGTGATGGCGGCATCCTGTCAGCAAGAACCCAACACACAATCAAACTGTTTAGGGGGGGACAATGGCCAGGATGGACAAAAGAGCAATGCAGTGCCCCTGTCCAGAGCAGAAGCTAAACGGGCCTGGCTGGCAGCAGGGGGCGACAATGAGAAGGCTGTCAGACAGGCTCTCAGAGCCCGAAGAGTTAAAGTGAGTAAAGACTATTCTTGTGCATCCAAACACCATAATACTGATACTCATACTGATTAAACATCTATGGCTATTATATGGGGAATTTCATCTGTTTTTCTAGACTTTTCAGAATATTTAGTGATGTAACTTTAAATGCTAACATTAAAATTGAAGGGATGGCAGTAGGAAAGAAAGCTTAATTTGGAGAAGCTGTATGTCAAGCTGTGTTTTGATACTATTTTAGGCAAcaacttttattaacatttacaacAGGATAAGAATATATAACGCTTAACAGATCCGTTTTCTATATGTACAGGTACatatttcaagttcaagttcattttatttatattgcacattttatAACAGCCACtgactgaccaaagtgctttacagaactACAAGATTAAAACAATAATACCATGAcacaaaattctaataataacattgttaaatgtcatttttaaaataattgttataatgTTGCCTAGTCacagtttttagtgttttattttttatatatttaaattaaataatattgagTATTAATGTTGTccgtaacatgaaaataattattggcttatcaGTATCATTCCTggtaaatatgacattttggCTCTTTTTGTTTGTTAGGTAAAAGAGCTTGGCTCTCTGGGCTTTAATGATGTGACCCGCTGTGAAGAAGCCCTGCGGCAGAGTGGAGGGGATGTGAGGGGGGCTCTTGCTCTGCTGCAGCGCCCTTTACTGGAGCCATTTCATCAGCGCATGTGGAGTGACGAACCAGAGCCCCCCATTGACATCAACCATCCTGATAAACAGGTGACTGGCCTTTTACCTTAATGGAGCTTCACTGAGACACTGCATTCCTTTCTCACCATTAGATGTACAAAACAGTTTTTTGTGAAAACTTAGTCTGTATCATTttttgtgtgatatatatatattgtgttcagCATGTTTGCCGTAGGCTGCTAGCAATGTTTGACCTGCCCAGCTGGGGGCGCTGTGAGCTGGTTCTGTCTTTGCTGCGGGACCCCACAGCCACATACACACTGGAGGATGTGGTTCAGGCAGTGCGTGAATCACCTGACCGGGACTTCATTCGCCGTGTGCTGAATAAGGAATGCCCCATCTGCCTGTCAGTTTTTCCCCACAGCAAGGTACTTTGCATCAGCTCCTTCTTTGTGATTGACTCCAAATCTTACACTTTTGACATCAGAATGCCCTTACTTTTAGGCATATGAACTGTTAAAGGGGAAGTTCACCTAAAAATCATCATCAagtcatttactcaccattattTTGTCAATTACTTCAGTggaatgcaaaaagaaaacattttgaaaaatgactaCTAGTCATACTGTCCCACTGGGTCCAGTTCACAAACGATCTCTACATGGAAAAATGctacattacattttttggggggtaaTGAATGTGTTTGAAAGTACATTAAATCAGGGCTATTTTTtggtgtttttctgtctgtcttagATGCGGTCTCTGACATCGTGCCAGTGTTCCGTGTGCTGTGGATGTTTCAAGCAGCATTTCACCATAGCGGTGAGGGACAAGCACATCAGAGACATGGTGTGTCCTGTCTGCACAGAGCCTGACATCAACAACCCTGAGCACCTGAATAGCTACTTCTCCACTCTGGACATACAGGTACtgctagagagaaaaaaaataaagaggatCAGTGCAATACTGGGACTTGAAACAGCAGCAATATAGCTGGGCTTCAAGCTACTCACTGTGATGTATGAAACCATCTTTTGTGCGTTTGTGTctgtctctatgtgtgtgtgtgactgcccAGCTCAGGGATTGTCTTGAGCCGGATGTGTACGATCTTTTCCACAAGAAGCTGACTGAGCAGGCTCTCATCAAGGACCCAAAGTTCCTGTGGTGCAGCCATGTGAGTGACACTGCCTCCCTGCACTTTT
It encodes:
- the LOC113117593 gene encoding E3 ubiquitin-protein ligase RNF31-like isoform X2; translated protein: MASLSDQLEELRVNVEVSLSTPGSAQEMRAGVTAMANIPLPPSSKYRYIAAESMLTENSNGNNKKESLSLLQKLSTALNILEKYGSNLTNPNRPKYWRTVKYNNPVFRTTVDSIQGGRAVLNLYGYTDQQQDGLSFPDDVVQPDVGKVASVTLEVMCLRMELDMLIKGTHPYPEFFERLIPSLRVLDEGISTDAVTFSPSESPWEKQTPSPALTPLEPKSPFSPAHSLSSQVPSNQTGRSTHIRIPVTSSKATKRLSSSLSTWQCSYCTTVNTVQQVLCETCDRPRLSSAAPSLQEEPSQPSTISEWQCKSCTVVNAGSSILCEVCERPRLATRPPVTPSRPTPSSAGLMDSQWVCQFCTYVNHTLSPVCEMCCLSRSEPALSLPKPLPLSPVKDITPLPAPPKVIPTEDPDFKRQRLMREEGLKLIQIIREGEKKGVSPEEVYTSMCVSGNSNVTPYDWLKAELPHVLDEICVMAASCQQEPNTQSNCLGGDNGQDGQKSNAVPLSRAEAKRAWLAAGGDNEKAVRQALRARRVKVKELGSLGFNDVTRCEEALRQSGGDVRGALALLQRPLLEPFHQRMWSDEPEPPIDINHPDKQHVCRRLLAMFDLPSWGRCELVLSLLRDPTATYTLEDVVQAVRESPDRDFIRRVLNKECPICLSVFPHSKMRSLTSCQCSVCCGCFKQHFTIAVRDKHIRDMVCPVCTEPDINNPEHLNSYFSTLDIQLRDCLEPDVYDLFHKKLTEQALIKDPKFLWCSHCSYGFIYDGDQLKVTCMQCRKSFCAQCKKPWEPQHMGLSCEQFQLWKRENDPEYQRQGLAGYLRDNGITCPNCRFQYALARGGCMHFSCSQCRYQFCSGCNNPFHTTCAVNQCTVTGLHAHHPRDCLFYLRDWEPARLQALLQKKGVNYNTDTAPGAQTGVCGVIEQKDEGPRPTDSPCGAQTQPAQAGLCEKHYREYLVSLINGHSIDPAHLYTLDELTVACRRYHVDVRQGDGEDERAYFARLLKKLMDDVPLGDKVLRKK
- the LOC113117593 gene encoding E3 ubiquitin-protein ligase RNF31-like isoform X1, which gives rise to MASLSDQLEELRVNVEVSLSTPGSAQEMRAGVTAMANIPLPPSSKYRYIAAESMLTENSNGNNKKESLSLLQKLSTALNILEKYGSNLTNPNRPKYWRTVKYNNPVFRTTVDSIQGGRAVLNLYGYTDQQQDGLSFPDDVVQPDVGKVASVTLEVMCLRMELDMLIKGTHPYPEFFERLIPSLRVLDEGISTDAVTFSPSESPWEKQTPSPALTPLEPKSPFSPAHSLSSQVPSNQTEICTICGIFPVSAHCPTCTQRLCLECDRLYHSHSGRSTHIRIPVTSSKATKRLSSSLSTWQCSYCTTVNTVQQVLCETCDRPRLSSAAPSLQEEPSQPSTISEWQCKSCTVVNAGSSILCEVCERPRLATRPPVTPSRPTPSSAGLMDSQWVCQFCTYVNHTLSPVCEMCCLSRSEPALSLPKPLPLSPVKDITPLPAPPKVIPTEDPDFKRQRLMREEGLKLIQIIREGEKKGVSPEEVYTSMCVSGNSNVTPYDWLKAELPHVLDEICVMAASCQQEPNTQSNCLGGDNGQDGQKSNAVPLSRAEAKRAWLAAGGDNEKAVRQALRARRVKVKELGSLGFNDVTRCEEALRQSGGDVRGALALLQRPLLEPFHQRMWSDEPEPPIDINHPDKQHVCRRLLAMFDLPSWGRCELVLSLLRDPTATYTLEDVVQAVRESPDRDFIRRVLNKECPICLSVFPHSKMRSLTSCQCSVCCGCFKQHFTIAVRDKHIRDMVCPVCTEPDINNPEHLNSYFSTLDIQLRDCLEPDVYDLFHKKLTEQALIKDPKFLWCSHCSYGFIYDGDQLKVTCMQCRKSFCAQCKKPWEPQHMGLSCEQFQLWKRENDPEYQRQGLAGYLRDNGITCPNCRFQYALARGGCMHFSCSQCRYQFCSGCNNPFHTTCAVNQCTVTGLHAHHPRDCLFYLRDWEPARLQALLQKKGVNYNTDTAPGAQTGVCGVIEQKDEGPRPTDSPCGAQTQPAQAGLCEKHYREYLVSLINGHSIDPAHLYTLDELTVACRRYHVDVRQGDGEDERAYFARLLKKLMDDVPLGDKVLRKK